A genome region from Streptomyces pratensis includes the following:
- a CDS encoding extracellular solute-binding protein, whose translation MSSSSPAHEVSASHGPGPAPGTGRRRFLRYGAAGATALLATGPLAGCSSRASASDASALSVWDLFQGGDGMLMNDMIRAASEGPEGFQVDRTILDWGPSYYTKLAMSAAGGRASDVAVLHLSRLAGYAPGGLLDPFDLDVLAEFGVTEKDFTSAVWSRTKHQGRVYAIPLDVHPFIVFYDRKAAGEAGLLDPKGELAPMGSPKALLEAGKALADVTGKSGILFGHVTDTAQSWRQFAALYAQTGASFTLPDGGPAEIDTDAAVQVVSFMQQLFDGRTNPNNLDYNAALAGFVGGRGGMAMLGEWELPTLQKSGIPLGAAPFPQVFGRPAVYTDSHSFVLPHQDSPDPARRREAHRYVAEILKQSLTWASAGHIPAYQPVLAEPGYAALKPQSSYADAGEVAVLDPPNWFAGAASNFQNRMCQPLQSALLGNTSAEKAVRQMVREANSLLRQPNPVA comes from the coding sequence ATGAGTTCTTCGTCCCCCGCCCACGAGGTCTCGGCCTCGCACGGCCCCGGCCCGGCGCCAGGCACCGGCCGCCGTCGGTTCCTGCGCTACGGAGCAGCCGGCGCGACCGCCCTGCTCGCCACGGGCCCACTGGCCGGCTGCTCCTCGCGGGCCTCCGCCTCCGACGCCTCCGCCTTGAGCGTCTGGGACCTGTTCCAGGGCGGTGACGGCATGTTGATGAACGACATGATCCGGGCCGCCTCCGAGGGCCCCGAGGGCTTCCAGGTCGACCGCACGATCCTCGACTGGGGGCCCTCGTACTACACCAAGCTCGCCATGTCGGCCGCCGGAGGACGAGCCTCGGACGTGGCGGTCCTGCACCTCTCCCGTCTGGCCGGCTACGCGCCCGGCGGGCTGCTGGACCCCTTCGACCTCGACGTACTCGCCGAATTCGGCGTCACCGAGAAGGACTTCACGTCGGCGGTCTGGTCCCGCACGAAGCATCAGGGGCGCGTCTACGCCATTCCCCTGGACGTCCACCCGTTCATCGTCTTCTACGACCGGAAGGCCGCAGGCGAAGCCGGGCTGCTCGATCCGAAGGGTGAACTCGCTCCGATGGGGTCACCGAAGGCCCTTCTGGAGGCGGGGAAGGCCCTGGCGGATGTGACGGGAAAATCGGGCATCCTCTTCGGGCACGTGACCGACACCGCGCAGAGCTGGCGGCAGTTCGCGGCGCTCTACGCGCAGACCGGTGCCTCCTTCACCCTGCCGGACGGCGGGCCCGCCGAGATCGACACGGACGCCGCGGTACAGGTCGTGTCCTTCATGCAGCAGCTCTTCGACGGCAGGACGAATCCCAACAACCTCGACTACAACGCCGCGTTGGCCGGCTTCGTCGGAGGCCGTGGCGGGATGGCCATGCTCGGGGAATGGGAGCTGCCGACGCTCCAGAAGTCCGGCATCCCGCTCGGCGCCGCACCCTTCCCCCAGGTGTTCGGCCGGCCCGCCGTCTACACCGACTCCCACAGCTTCGTCCTGCCGCATCAGGACAGCCCGGACCCGGCCCGCCGTAGGGAAGCGCACCGCTACGTCGCCGAGATACTCAAGCAGAGCCTGACCTGGGCGAGCGCCGGGCACATCCCCGCGTACCAGCCGGTGCTCGCCGAGCCGGGGTACGCGGCGCTGAAGCCGCAGTCCTCGTACGCCGACGCCGGAGAGGTCGCGGTGCTCGATCCGCCGAACTGGTTCGCCGGGGCGGCGTCGAACTTCCAGAACCGCATGTGCCAGCCGCTCCAGTCGGCGTTGCTGGGCAACACCTCCGCCGAGAAGGCCGTACGGCAGATGGTCCGTGAGGCGAACTCGCTGCTGCGGCAGCCCAACCCGGTTGCCTGA
- a CDS encoding carbohydrate ABC transporter permease — MTTIAPTGAPAPAGEPPVVPAPRRGTGRRGPGMLFVLPFAVPFALFLVWPVVQGLWMSLTDSSLTLRDTSFVGLDNYAEAFGDPDVWSSLGNTVFFTAASSVPLVLIALAMALLVHSGLAGQWVWRLSFFAPYLLPVTVVTLIWTWLYQPEVGLGNELLGSLGLEPVGWLSDEAVTMWSVAALTVWWTVGFNFLLYLAALQSLPSAYDEAAALDGAGAWRRLWSVTLPQLRRTSVLVAMLQILASLKVFDQIYILTKGGPNGSTRPILEYVYDIGFTGYRLGYASAVSYVFFALVIVVSLAQLRLFRQED; from the coding sequence GTGACCACCATCGCGCCCACCGGCGCCCCCGCGCCGGCCGGCGAGCCGCCGGTCGTCCCGGCCCCACGCCGCGGCACCGGCCGCCGCGGACCCGGCATGCTCTTCGTCCTGCCCTTCGCGGTCCCCTTCGCGCTCTTCCTCGTGTGGCCCGTGGTCCAGGGCCTCTGGATGAGCCTCACCGACAGTTCCCTCACGCTGCGCGACACATCCTTCGTCGGGCTCGACAACTACGCCGAGGCGTTCGGCGACCCCGACGTCTGGAGCAGCCTCGGCAACACCGTCTTCTTCACGGCGGCTTCCAGCGTGCCCCTGGTGCTGATCGCGCTGGCCATGGCGCTCCTGGTGCACAGCGGGCTCGCCGGGCAGTGGGTGTGGCGGCTGTCCTTCTTCGCGCCCTACCTGTTGCCGGTGACCGTCGTGACCCTCATATGGACCTGGCTCTACCAGCCGGAGGTCGGACTGGGCAACGAGCTCCTCGGCTCGCTCGGCCTCGAGCCCGTCGGCTGGCTGTCCGACGAAGCGGTCACGATGTGGTCGGTCGCCGCACTCACCGTCTGGTGGACGGTCGGCTTCAACTTCCTGCTCTACCTGGCCGCGCTCCAGTCCCTGCCGTCGGCCTACGACGAGGCCGCCGCGCTCGACGGTGCCGGCGCGTGGCGGCGCCTGTGGTCCGTCACCCTGCCGCAGCTGCGCCGGACCAGCGTCCTGGTAGCCATGCTCCAGATCCTCGCTTCGCTGAAGGTGTTCGACCAGATCTACATCCTCACCAAGGGCGGGCCCAACGGCTCCACCCGGCCGATCCTCGAGTACGTCTACGACATCGGGTTCACCGGCTACCGGCTGGGCTACGCGTCGGCGGTCTCCTACGTCTTCTTCGCCCTCGTCATCGTCGTATCGCTCGCACAGCTCCGCCTCTTCCGCCAGGAGGACTGA
- a CDS encoding carbohydrate ABC transporter permease: MSTTTPVARTMRRPHRETAGSPLLLGHGRLPRVLAGTALTVLAAVWLLPFLWAVATSFQSEQDVAKPGLSPFKGAFTLDAYQQILERGNVTVWAANSFLVAGLVTLITVVISTLAAYGFSRGTFRGRRALLAVTVAAVMVPPQLLVVPLFEQMLMFNLVDTYAAMILPQVVAPMMVFILKRFFDSIPRELEEAARLDGASEVRVFLSVVLPLSRPIVAAVSIFVFIGAWNNFMWPFIVTNDPDLMTLPVGLATVKDAFGIQYAQAMASALLAALPLIVVFLLFQRRIVSSVATTGLGGA, from the coding sequence ATGTCCACGACCACACCCGTCGCACGGACCATGCGCCGCCCCCACCGGGAAACGGCCGGCTCCCCCCTGCTCCTCGGCCACGGCCGGCTGCCGCGCGTCCTGGCCGGTACCGCGCTCACCGTGCTGGCGGCCGTCTGGCTGCTGCCGTTCCTCTGGGCCGTGGCGACGTCCTTCCAGAGCGAACAGGACGTCGCGAAGCCCGGCCTGTCGCCCTTCAAGGGCGCCTTCACCCTGGACGCCTACCAGCAGATCCTCGAACGCGGGAACGTGACCGTCTGGGCCGCCAACAGCTTCCTCGTGGCCGGACTGGTCACGCTGATCACCGTCGTGATCTCCACCCTGGCGGCCTACGGCTTCTCGCGGGGCACCTTCCGGGGCCGCCGCGCCCTGCTCGCCGTCACCGTCGCGGCCGTCATGGTTCCGCCGCAACTGCTCGTCGTGCCCCTCTTCGAGCAGATGCTGATGTTCAACCTGGTGGACACCTACGCGGCGATGATCCTGCCGCAGGTCGTGGCGCCCATGATGGTCTTCATCCTCAAGAGGTTCTTCGACAGCATCCCGCGGGAGCTGGAGGAGGCGGCACGGCTCGACGGAGCGTCCGAGGTGCGCGTCTTCCTGTCGGTCGTCCTGCCGCTGTCCCGGCCGATCGTCGCCGCCGTCTCGATCTTCGTGTTCATCGGCGCGTGGAACAACTTCATGTGGCCGTTCATCGTCACCAACGACCCCGACCTGATGACGCTCCCCGTCGGACTGGCCACCGTCAAGGACGCCTTCGGCATCCAGTACGCCCAGGCCATGGCCTCGGCGCTGCTCGCGGCACTGCCGCTGATCGTGGTGTTCCTGCTCTTCCAGCGCCGCATCGTCAGCTCGGTGGCCACCACCGGCCTCGGCGGAGCCTGA
- a CDS encoding glycoside hydrolase family 2 protein, giving the protein MPTPSVPRPEYPRPQFVRRDWLNLNGLWQFETDRGDSGIERGLLTRELTGEILVPFPPESELSGVGDTDFLEAVWYRRVLTLPADWAGRRILLHFGAVDHDTTVWADGTEVARHRGGFTPFTADLGDIAGSGQDVVITVRARDSRSGPQARGKQAIKYANHDCNYTRVTGIWQTVWLEPVHELHLRRPRITPDLAGSAFQLELPLSGNLPGHRVRAVLSDGDGEVSRAEARADLDLAPRLHLPVPSDRRREWGPGDPHLYSIVLELVDEQGEVLDTVDSYAGLRAIGLRGKAVTLNGRPLFQRLVLDQGWYPDGLMTAPTDEALVRDIELAMDAGFNGARLHQKVFEERFLYHADRLGYLVWGEFGDWGCETGGSSGDNQQPDASYVGQWLEAVERDYSHPSIVGWCPLNETYQKLHDRITRLDDVTRAMFLATKALDSTRPVIDASGYAHRVVETDIYDSHSYEQDPEAFRQLMAGLAKGEPFVNTYENGNAYSQPYRGQPYFVSEFGGIWWDPEAAAAQSGEDRTVSWGYGERVRNEEEFHERFSGLTGVLLRDPAMFGYCYTQLTDVFQEQNGIYRFDRGSKLDVKRIRAAQSRPAAIEEE; this is encoded by the coding sequence GTGCCCACTCCGTCCGTACCCCGCCCCGAGTACCCGCGACCGCAGTTCGTCCGTCGCGACTGGCTCAACCTGAACGGCCTCTGGCAGTTCGAGACCGACCGGGGGGACAGCGGCATCGAGCGCGGTCTCCTCACCCGTGAACTGACGGGCGAGATCCTCGTCCCCTTCCCGCCCGAGTCCGAACTGTCGGGTGTCGGCGACACCGACTTCCTCGAAGCCGTCTGGTACCGGCGTGTCCTCACGCTGCCAGCCGACTGGGCCGGCCGCAGGATCCTGCTGCACTTCGGCGCCGTCGACCACGACACGACCGTCTGGGCGGACGGCACCGAGGTCGCCCGCCACCGCGGCGGCTTCACCCCGTTCACCGCCGATCTCGGTGACATCGCGGGCTCCGGACAGGACGTGGTCATCACCGTCCGGGCCCGTGACTCCCGCTCGGGCCCGCAGGCCCGCGGCAAACAGGCGATCAAGTACGCCAACCACGACTGCAACTACACACGTGTCACGGGCATCTGGCAGACCGTCTGGCTGGAGCCCGTCCACGAGCTTCACCTGAGGCGGCCGCGGATCACCCCGGACCTCGCCGGCTCCGCCTTCCAGCTGGAACTCCCGCTGTCCGGCAACCTGCCTGGCCACCGGGTGCGAGCGGTCCTGAGCGACGGGGACGGTGAGGTGAGCCGGGCGGAGGCCCGCGCCGACCTCGACCTCGCACCCCGCCTCCACCTGCCCGTTCCCTCCGACAGGAGGCGCGAGTGGGGCCCCGGCGACCCGCACCTGTACAGCATCGTGCTCGAACTCGTCGACGAGCAGGGGGAGGTGCTCGACACGGTGGACAGCTACGCCGGGCTGCGAGCCATCGGCCTGCGGGGCAAGGCGGTCACCCTGAACGGGCGTCCCCTCTTCCAGCGGCTCGTTCTCGACCAGGGCTGGTACCCCGACGGGCTGATGACCGCGCCCACCGACGAGGCACTGGTCCGGGACATCGAGCTCGCCATGGACGCCGGCTTCAACGGGGCACGGCTCCACCAGAAGGTCTTCGAGGAGCGCTTCCTCTACCACGCGGACCGTCTCGGATACCTGGTCTGGGGTGAGTTCGGCGACTGGGGCTGCGAGACCGGAGGGTCGTCGGGCGACAACCAGCAGCCCGACGCGTCCTACGTCGGCCAGTGGCTGGAAGCCGTCGAACGTGACTACTCGCACCCCTCGATCGTGGGCTGGTGCCCGCTCAACGAGACGTACCAGAAGCTGCACGACCGCATCACCCGGCTCGACGACGTGACCCGGGCCATGTTCCTGGCCACCAAGGCCCTGGACAGCACCCGGCCCGTGATCGACGCGTCCGGCTACGCCCACCGGGTCGTGGAGACCGACATCTACGACTCCCACAGCTACGAGCAGGACCCCGAGGCGTTCCGGCAGCTGATGGCCGGTCTGGCCAAGGGTGAGCCGTTCGTCAACACCTACGAGAACGGAAACGCCTACTCCCAGCCCTACCGGGGGCAGCCCTACTTCGTCAGCGAGTTCGGCGGCATCTGGTGGGACCCGGAGGCCGCCGCCGCTCAGTCCGGGGAGGACCGGACCGTCTCCTGGGGTTACGGCGAACGTGTGCGCAACGAGGAGGAGTTCCACGAGCGGTTCAGCGGCCTGACGGGTGTGCTGTTGCGGGACCCGGCCATGTTCGGCTACTGCTACACGCAGCTGACCGACGTCTTCCAGGAGCAGAACGGAATCTACCGCTTCGACCGGGGCAGCAAACTCGACGTGAAGCGGATCAGGGCCGCGCAGTCGCGCCCGGCGGCCATCGAGGAGGAGTAG
- a CDS encoding DegT/DnrJ/EryC1/StrS family aminotransferase: MGRSPQSFEFPAWPQYGDEERTALHRALDQGQWWRIGGSEVDTFEEEFAAYHGAPYALAVTNGTHALELALQVLGVGPGSEVIVPAFTFISSSQAAQRLGAVAVPVDVDPETYCIDPAAVAAAITPRTKAVMPVHMAGQVADMDALDKICADAGVAILQDAAHAHGARWQGKRVGELGSVAAFSFQNGKLMTAGEGGAVTFPTRELYDAAFLRHSCGRPPTDRKYFHNTSGSNFRMNEFSASVLRAQLGRLAGQIDTREERWPLLASLLAEIPGVVPQGRDERNDRNPHYMAMFRVPGLGEERRNALVDTLIERGLPAFVGFRAIYRSDGFWESSAPDETVEEIARRCPNSEALTRDSVWLHHRTLLGTEQQMHDIAAVIAESMATA, translated from the coding sequence ATGGGACGTTCGCCGCAGTCATTTGAATTCCCTGCCTGGCCGCAGTACGGCGACGAGGAGCGGACGGCTCTGCACCGTGCTCTCGACCAGGGGCAATGGTGGCGTATCGGGGGGAGTGAGGTCGACACCTTCGAGGAGGAGTTCGCCGCTTACCACGGCGCGCCGTACGCGCTCGCGGTGACCAACGGGACGCACGCGCTGGAGCTCGCGCTGCAGGTCCTCGGAGTCGGCCCCGGCTCGGAAGTCATCGTTCCCGCATTCACTTTCATTTCTTCCTCGCAGGCGGCCCAGAGGCTGGGCGCGGTCGCCGTTCCGGTGGATGTCGACCCGGAGACGTACTGCATCGATCCCGCTGCCGTCGCTGCCGCGATCACTCCTCGGACCAAGGCCGTCATGCCCGTCCACATGGCCGGCCAGGTGGCGGACATGGACGCGCTGGACAAGATCTGCGCCGACGCGGGCGTGGCGATCCTCCAGGACGCGGCGCACGCCCACGGTGCGCGGTGGCAGGGGAAGAGGGTCGGTGAGCTGGGATCCGTCGCCGCCTTCAGCTTCCAGAACGGCAAGCTCATGACAGCGGGCGAGGGAGGGGCCGTGACGTTCCCGACCCGTGAGCTTTACGACGCCGCGTTCCTGCGGCACAGCTGCGGGCGGCCCCCGACGGACCGCAAGTACTTCCACAACACCTCGGGCTCCAACTTCCGTATGAACGAGTTCAGCGCGTCGGTCCTCCGTGCCCAACTCGGGCGGCTGGCCGGGCAGATCGACACGCGTGAGGAGCGCTGGCCGCTGCTGGCGAGCCTGCTCGCCGAGATCCCCGGCGTCGTACCTCAGGGCAGGGACGAGCGCAATGACCGCAACCCGCACTACATGGCCATGTTCCGGGTCCCCGGCCTCGGTGAGGAGCGCCGCAACGCCCTCGTGGACACCCTGATCGAGCGAGGGCTGCCGGCCTTCGTCGGCTTCCGCGCCATCTACCGCAGCGACGGCTTCTGGGAGTCCTCCGCTCCGGACGAGACCGTGGAGGAGATCGCGCGTCGCTGCCCGAACTCCGAGGCACTCACCCGGGACTCCGTCTGGCTGCACCACCGGACACTGCTGGGCACCGAGCAGCAGATGCACGACATCGCGGCCGTCATCGCCGAGAGCATGGCCACGGCGTGA
- a CDS encoding HAD-IA family hydrolase, whose amino-acid sequence MNRPVRVVVVGMGWAGREIWLPRLTQHPAFEVMAVVDPVAGPADSGVPLLGDVAEIEPGTVDLAVVAVPNHLHADIAEELLLRGIPVFLEKPVCLTSAEAGRLAEAERAGGAVLLAGSASRYRADVRALYERASAVGRIRHIDVSWVRARGVPDSGGWFTQAQLSGGGALVDLGWHLLDSIAPILGPAALTQVVGTSSDDFVNTSGARAGWRDGPEAAGAGAGGGDVEDTARGFLVTEDGVSVALRASWASHEARDVTLIRVEGSAGVVSLRCTFGFSPNREGGSDLTFTSDGETAPVPFEAERIGAEYDRQLDELPGLLGEPAMTGRAVADALRNIGVIERLYACARQNVPNDDATGEYRMDRRITGLTGNTPVVGPLEHPRSVVVFDLDGVLVDSTEVMREAFSIAYAEVVGEGPAPFAEYNRHLGRYFPDIMRIMDLPLEMEEPFVRESYRMAHLVPLFDGVPEMLHTLRERGIRLAVATGKSGPRARSLLSQLGVLDLFDHVIGSDEIARPKPAPDIVLKALELLGADPDSAVMVGDAVTDIASAHAAGVAALAALWGETDEPALLAAAPDAVLQKPGDLLALWPAGALG is encoded by the coding sequence GTGAACCGGCCCGTCCGTGTCGTGGTGGTCGGGATGGGCTGGGCGGGCCGGGAGATCTGGCTCCCCCGGCTGACACAGCATCCGGCCTTCGAGGTCATGGCCGTGGTGGATCCGGTGGCAGGCCCGGCGGACTCCGGGGTCCCGCTGCTGGGTGACGTCGCGGAGATCGAGCCCGGCACGGTCGACCTCGCGGTCGTCGCCGTGCCGAACCACCTGCACGCCGACATCGCCGAGGAGCTACTGCTCCGGGGCATCCCCGTGTTCCTCGAGAAGCCGGTGTGCCTCACCTCCGCCGAGGCCGGCCGTCTCGCCGAGGCGGAGCGCGCCGGAGGCGCGGTACTGCTCGCCGGCAGCGCGTCCCGGTACCGGGCAGATGTCCGGGCCTTGTACGAGCGGGCGTCGGCGGTGGGACGGATCCGTCACATCGACGTGTCCTGGGTGCGGGCCCGTGGCGTTCCGGACTCGGGGGGATGGTTCACACAGGCCCAGCTCTCGGGCGGAGGCGCGCTGGTGGACCTCGGATGGCATCTGCTGGACAGCATCGCGCCGATCCTGGGGCCGGCCGCGCTGACGCAGGTGGTGGGCACGTCGTCCGACGACTTCGTCAACACCTCGGGCGCCCGGGCCGGCTGGCGTGACGGCCCGGAGGCTGCGGGCGCCGGCGCGGGAGGCGGCGACGTCGAGGACACCGCCCGGGGTTTCCTGGTCACCGAGGACGGTGTCTCGGTCGCGCTCCGCGCGAGCTGGGCGTCGCACGAGGCGCGCGACGTCACGCTGATCAGGGTCGAGGGCAGTGCGGGTGTGGTCTCGCTGCGTTGCACCTTCGGGTTCAGCCCGAACCGCGAGGGCGGGTCCGACCTGACGTTCACCAGTGACGGTGAGACGGCGCCGGTGCCGTTCGAGGCCGAGCGGATCGGTGCGGAGTACGACCGGCAGCTCGACGAACTGCCCGGGTTGCTGGGTGAACCGGCCATGACCGGGCGGGCGGTGGCGGACGCGCTCCGGAACATCGGGGTGATCGAGCGTCTGTACGCCTGTGCTCGGCAGAACGTTCCGAACGACGACGCGACCGGGGAGTACCGGATGGACAGGCGCATAACGGGACTCACGGGGAACACGCCCGTCGTCGGCCCGCTGGAGCACCCCAGAAGTGTGGTCGTGTTCGACCTCGACGGAGTGCTGGTGGACAGCACCGAGGTGATGCGAGAAGCGTTCTCGATCGCGTACGCGGAGGTCGTGGGCGAGGGGCCGGCCCCGTTCGCGGAATACAACCGGCACCTGGGCCGGTACTTCCCCGACATCATGCGGATCATGGACCTTCCCCTCGAGATGGAGGAGCCCTTCGTCAGGGAGAGCTACCGGATGGCTCATCTGGTGCCCCTGTTCGACGGAGTACCGGAGATGCTGCACACGCTGCGCGAGCGGGGCATCCGGCTCGCCGTGGCGACGGGGAAGAGCGGGCCGCGGGCACGCTCGCTGCTGTCGCAGCTGGGGGTGCTGGATCTCTTCGACCACGTGATCGGGTCCGACGAGATCGCTCGCCCGAAGCCGGCTCCGGACATCGTCCTCAAGGCGCTGGAGCTGCTCGGGGCCGACCCCGACAGCGCGGTGATGGTCGGCGACGCGGTGACCGACATAGCGAGCGCACACGCCGCGGGAGTGGCTGCCCTGGCGGCACTGTGGGGTGAGACGGACGAACCGGCGTTGCTGGCGGCCGCGCCGGACGCGGTACTCCAGAAGCCGGGGGACCTCCTGGCGCTGTGGCCGGCCGGAGCCCTCGGCTGA